From Branchiostoma floridae strain S238N-H82 chromosome 5, Bfl_VNyyK, whole genome shotgun sequence:
GGACAGTCTCGAGTAAGAGTTATGTACACTAAGGACAGTCTCAGTCAGAGTAAGAGTTATGTACACTAAGGACAGTCTCAGTCAGAGAAAGAGTTATGTACACTATGGACAGTCTCAGTCAGAGTAAGAGTTATGTACACTAAGGACAGTCTCAGTCAGAGTTATGTACACTAAGGACAGTCTCAGTCAGAGTAAGAGTTATGTACACTAAGGACAGTCTCAGTCAGAGTAAGAGTTATGTACACTAAGGACAGTCTCAGTCAGAGTTATGTACACTAAGGACAGTCTCAGTCAGAGTAAGAGTTATGTACACTAAGGACAGTCTCAGTCAGAGTAAGAGTTATGTACACGAAGGACAGTCTCAGTCAGAGTAAGAGTTATGTACACTAAGGACAGTCTCAGTCAGAGTAAGAGTTGTGTACACTAAGGACAGTCTCAGTCAGAGTAAGAGTTATGTACACTAAGGACAGTCTCAGTCAGAGTTATGTACACTAAGGACAGTCTCAGTCAGAGTAAGAGTTATGTGCACTAAGGACAGTCCAGTCCAGTCAGAGTAAGAGTTATGTACACGAAGGACAGTCAGAGTAAGAGTTATGTACACGAAGGACAGTCAGAGTAAGAGTTATGTACACTAAGGACAGTCTCAGTCAGAGTAAGAGTTATGTACACTAAGGACAGTCAGAGTAAGAGTTGTGTACACTAAGGACAGTCTCAGTCAGAGTAAGAGTTATGTACACTAAGGACAGTCTCAGTCAGAGTAAGAGTTATGTACACTAAGGACAGTCTCAGTCAGAGTAAGAGTTGTGTACACTAAGGACAGTCTCAGTCAGAGTTATGTACACTAAGGACAGTCTCAGTCAGAGTAAGAGTTATGTACACTAAGGACAGTCTCAGTCACAGTAAGAGTTATGTACACTAAGGACAGTCTCAGTCACAGTAAGAGTTATGTACACTAAGGACAGTCTCAGTCAGAGTTATGTACACTAAGGACAGTCTCAGTCAGAGTTATGTACACTAAGGACAGTCTCAGTCAGAGTAAGAGTTATGTACACTGCTTCCTCCAGCCCGCTGATATCCGCGGCATTTCTGCTCGCACCTCCGTTACGGTGTCCAAAGTAAACCCAACATGAAGCCTTCTCAAACCGCTGATTAAGGATTTAGCCGGGAGTCCAGCCTGGCTGGCTATGGTCTGCTCCCGACAGTGGCTACCTGTTTGGAGCGGGCcgaagcaaacaaggctggactccaggctaccaCTGATGGAGCCTGACGGGCGCTCCTGGTGACTGAAAACTGCTATTGCCCTTTGATTTGTCCGCTCGTTTCATTTCAGCCactaaggaaaaaaaaaaattattggccAAACAGAATTTCTGTCACTCTTTGACTTTGCCTACCCAGGTATCGTCCTTATAGTAGCTAAGCTTGAGGGTTCGATGCGGCTGAGACCCTTTTGTCTATGTTGTCTGACAATGCGGTCACACGCTGAACCTAGCCTTATGAATGCAACTACTTCGACTCCGTCGGACTGCCCCATGGCCGTTGCAATGTTGACTTTGATATTTTCCGAGATGATGTCAGGATTGTTTAGTAACATCTCACGCCACCTGCAGCGCTCTGTCAGGATTGTTTAGTAACATCTCACGCCACCTGCAGCGCTCTGCGGGGACTGGAGACCTGGGAACCAAACGTGCCGAGCACAAGGAGTAACTACGATATTGTATTGTGCTGTTGCAGTTTGATAACCGAGAAATGTATCTTTTACTGACGATATGTACTGACCACGCACTGCGTTCCTTTGATAATGATTTTGAGGATACTCCTGGTCTGGCATGCCAGAGGTTCGTGAGTATTTTTTCCGTTAGATTTGAAAATTCCCATAATGAAAAAAagggtaaatacataaaagattgcatTGGTTGTAAAAAGTTCTCGCATGATTCGTTAGAGGTTCTTCTCAAATCAACGTGCTGCATGGAATCTGTAACTTGTGTATTCTTTAACAGATTTGCAACTTGATCTGCGCTGACTTGCCTGGGAGttatgtctgttgtctgggcaTCAATCTGGTGATATTTGCAGTTTTATTCGCATCCTTACGGAACATCTTTAGTGATATTTGCAGTTTTATTCGCATCCTTACGAAACATCTTTAGTGAGATCCATCATAACACCCGACGGGTGGTGTAAGTGGATAGATACTGCATTTCGATTTTTTCTATGAAGGTTCAATAATGATAGACATCAGAATTGCTGAAGAATAGGTTTTATACACTGAGTTGATGGAGACAAATCTTAGATAGTAGTACAAGGCAACCGGtaacaaaagtaagacaaagtcGAGACAGAATTGATTtcaatgagtcaattagctcctgttgttggGGTGCGGGAGctaatgttacattttgatTCGTGCGCTCTGAAATTTAGCTTCGAAGGGAAATCAAAAAGTTTCAATGTTGTTGAGAGAATCTGATTTTCCTACCCCAGCACCACCCCTACAGCAAACGTCTCCGTGGCTTGGGTGCGCCTGGGGTGACTTTGCCTGCGTTTCCTTACAAGGTGATATCCCTGGTCTGGTGCGCCTGGGGTGACTTTGGTGGCTTGGGTGCGCCTGGGGTGACTTTGGTGGCTTGGGTGCGCCTGGGGTGACTTTGGTGGCTTGGGTGCGCCTGGGGTGACTTTGGTGGCTTGGGTGCGCCTGGGGTGACTTTGTCTGCGTTTCCTTACAAGGTGATATCCCAGACCTCATCGTGATGAACGCCACCGGCTCAGTCTCTTGGTTGTTGCGATGTTGATGTTGTCCGTGATGATCGCATGACGGGATTGTTTAATAACATCTCACGCCATCTGCAGCTGCAACGCTAGCGCTCGATACGAACCTGCGCTATGCCATAGGGACTGGAAGCCTTGTCGTATCTAAACAAGACGAGCGCAATGCTTTTTAATTTAGTACAATAACTACAACATTGTCTTATGTAGTCTCCATTCAAATCAAGCAAGCTGAAAGGTTTCTTTTACTGCTATTGATTAGAAACTGTCCTGCTCTAATGTTGTATGCGAGACCGACTTCAAATACTTCAAAAACGATTTTAGATGATGTCATGATTGACATGGTATCCATGCATGACCTGACACATTCGGCCTGTTCTGTGTGCGCATAAACGAATTAACGAAAAAAACGTTACTGTACGTTCGTGTGCCCAATGGCCGAGTACAGGTCGTCTACCGTGTCACCAAAAACATAGAAACATTGAGATGAAACTATGCACGAGTTAAACTTACAAAGTTACCAGCCCGACTGGGACAGAGGGTGGTGCGGAATGCACCGTGCTGTATTTTTATGTTGCAGCCACAACATAATAAAAGGGAAATGCCCCAGAAGTTCAGAAAATCTGATGTCTACAAACAAAGATCGTAACAGTAGCAGTTCCAACGTCAGAATCCCTGATTACAACACTTTTTGATAGAGGAATGTTCTGTCGGGGACCTGGTCGTTTGACCAgtcttaggccccgttcatactaggattcgcgtatcgggatatatccggatacggTGTAAATCAGGATATATCCATTTGCGTTCATACTAGGGTCAACGAATCCGGATATGATTATTCGTGTCCAAAATAAGATCCGGATATATCCTAATTACACCATCTGATGCTGCTTGGCGAAGTCAAACTTAACTCTTAAGTAGCGTTTGCTTTGGTGTAGCATGGTAAACGAGCTGCGTCACGCAGGTAGATGATGCCAACGCCCGAAATGAacagtagaaaagtaaagaaatgcAACCAAAATGAAGGAGTGTTTGCACGGCTACAAGTACACGTCTTCACACCTTACTagaaaacttgaaaatgatctttattcttaactgacCGTTCTAGAATGTTCTTTAGAACAGGAGTTCGTACCTGCCAGGTGCGAACACCTACTACGCAGCCCGTTGCCTCATCCTTACCATGCTACACCAAGCAAACGCTACTTAAGAGTTAAGTTTGACGTCAGATCCGACAGTGAATCCGGATACGTGAATCCTATtgcgttcataccagggttcacCCCGCAGCGAATCCGGATAAATCCACCTCTAGATGTGGATTCGgcgtatccggatatatcccaTAAAGATCCGGATTCGGaccgttcataccagggttcgCGAATCCGGATTCACCACGAATcaggatatatccggatacgcgaatcctagtatgaacggggTGTTACATGTTGTTTGGGCCATCTCTGGATGCCATCAGCGCGCTGATTGAGTCGTATAGATGTACCGAGTGGAATGTCATGCGTGGGCCGTTCGATGCAGGCGTTTCTCTTCGCATTACACGGGCTTCCGTACAATAATTCGAAGGAGCTTTGCATGCGCCAATTCGACAACTTTATTGCTTATTTACTACATGATATTCTGTGTTCCCTGCAGCCCCTGATGGCGGCCCACCTGTGCATCCTGCTCCTCCTGACAGCCATCCGCCTGGCCCACGGAGCCGAACCTGCCCACGGAGCCGAACCTGCCCACGGAGCCGAACCTGCCCACGGAGCCGAACCTGCCCACGGAGCCGAACCCGGCCCGCTGGCCCACGGAGCCGAACCTGCCCACGGAGCCGAACCCGGCCCGCTGGCCCACGGAGCCGAACCTGCCCACGGAGCCGAACCCGGCCCACTGGCTCCATGGCCAGACACAGAAGCCCCGCGGGAACGAGACTCGGGCACGACACGGGAACCCTGGGAACGTGCTTTGTTGGAAGACATGGCCCGCGTACTGGGGGCTCTGGCTTTGTATGACGCAGACATGGAAGGTACGAATCGAGGGTTATACATGCTTTTCCAAAGTCTTCCTAATCGCAACCGCTGCGAAGCTCTTTCACTAATTcctgccaccccccccccccccccacacacacacacacagacacgtcCCGTGTACACTGTATCACAACCAGTAATCGTTTAGATTTCTAGGgaggaccaatcagactgcCACGGTTTTCATCACTGTTGATGCCCCTTTGGGCCAGAGCAGCGACGTTTTGTTTGTGCAGCCTTTTAGTACCTTGGTAATATGTGTATATGACAGCTCTGTAGGAATCACATGACTAAAACTGCCTTCCTTCCCTTCTGCTCCAGTCATGAACCAGGAAGAGACGTCACCGCCCTTCACACACGGGGGTGCGGAGTTGGGACAACTTCTGACGGACAGTTTCTTACTCCAGAGTACAGACAAACGCCAGAGTCCGGGGAAACGGCAGAGTCCGGGGAAACGGCAGAGTCCGGGGAAACGGCAGAGTCCGGGGAAGCGGCAGAGTCCGGGGAAACGGCAGAGTCCAGGCAAAAGAGGTGATGACGAAATAACCCTGCCTATGGGGCTTCGCTAAAACCCGTTTTTCTCTTCAGCTCTCAGTGAGTCCAGCACTAAAAGGAGCCAGAGTNNNNNNNNNNNNNNNNNNNNNNNNNNNNNNNNNNNNNNNNNNNNNNNNNNNNNNNNNNNNNNNNNNNNNNNNNNNNNNNNNNNNNNNNNNNNNNNNNNNNNNNNNNNNNNNNNNNNNNNNNNNNNNNNNNNNNNNNNNNNNNCCAACCTTCTCACCCTTCTAGATCTTGTCGAACAGAAACGACAGAGCCCGGGCAAGCGGCAGCACCCCGGGAAGCGGGCGGACTGGCTGCGACCCAGCCCCGAGGAACCTTGGCTCCTGTATCCTCCGGAGAAGCCCGACGTGCTGCTGCCCTTTATCAGCTCTTGGTCACCAGAATCTGGAATAGAGGACGGTGGCATGGCGTCGGACGGGGCCCGAGACGACAAGAGGCAGAGTCCGGGGAAACGACAGAGTCCGGGGAAACGTCAGAGTCCGGGGAAACGGCAAAGTCCGGGAAAAAGAGATGATGCCGAAACAGGTCTGCCTCAGGGGCTTCCCTTCGACCCGCTGTTCTACTCGGCTTTCGGTGAGTCCAGCACAGACAAGCGACAGAGTCCGGGGAAACGGCAGAGTCCGGGGAAACGACAAAGTCCGGGGAAACGTCAGAGTCCGGGGAAACGGCAGAGTCCGGGGAAACGGCAAAGTCCCGGGAAGAGGGGCGGGGAGCTGAGCGCAGCGGCGGCGGGGCAGGGAGCGTACGCGCCCGCCGGCAGTCGGAAGGACTGGACGGAGAAACCTGCGATCTATACGACCTTCCCGGCTGGGTTCTGAGACCAGCCAGGGGCGCATTTCTCAAGCAGTCGTGGGGACACTGGCAGAACCCCAGAAAACAGGCTCGTTCTGTGTAATCCCGAGATGTAAAGTATAGAGAACTGATGTACCCGGAAACGTGACTAGTGGCTTAGTGATTACAGACCGCAGAACTACGCGCACGTTCTGCACAGTGTACAGCATTCAGGAGGTGCGAATAAAGGCGGTGGTTTCGCCACCAAATGACCACATTTGGAACCGAGTCAAGTAGTTTTCTTTGTAGAATACCGTACGAAGTTCATTAAAAAATATTCTCTATCATAaataaagcagaggttagactctggctgttttttcagtcatttttatcgggctttctatattTTGTACTCTCTTGATGTCAGACAGGGAGGCATCAACTTCATCAAAAAAGACTACGAAttgaaagcccgacaaaaacgactaaagaagacgtgaaaaaaaacaaaacagcaagagcctaacctctgcttggagagtaatttaCAAACAGGGAATGGTAAATCACTTTCCATACAGGGCACGTGATGTTACAGGTGAATGGGTCGGGCAGGTGTCGTCGGCTTCTTTCGGAAGAAATCCTAACTCTGTGGTTAACTGGAGGATTGCATGTCTGCATCTTTTAACCAAAGCAAAGAAtgaatcaataaatgaatatgcGGGGTTCCCCTCTATTGAAACTCCGTTCTAGTAAGTTTATGTACGACCCGGATTGATAGTGACGAGACCAGACCAAGGCATATAAACAACAGGTTGACTCGCGATCGGTGATTGTCTCTCAGGTAACAGATATATAATGAAGAATAAACCATTACAACGAGGCATACTTGTTGCAATAGTCACGGTAGTGTATCAACAATGCCTGTTGATTGCCACAGTAGTTTATTGACCTTCAACAATGCCTGTTGAATCTAGCCTTTTTACAAATGTACGACCTACatgcctggtagaggctatacaAAAATATCCctcaaagaaaaacacacacgtGACAATGACTGGCAGCCCGCCCTTATACCCACCTCATACAGAAACATCATATTCCAACCCAAAACTGATATATATTGACCAGGGTGCCACCTTCGTACATTAGTAACTTTTCACCTCTTACATGTTCGCACAGAAGGCATTGCCGCTatggcccccattccactagagcGAACAGCTGGGACGTAGCGGAGTGGGGTTACAACGTGCGAACAACTCGTATATATTTGGgcctagtggtgcgtacctaaagcccggacttggaattggacctaaaaatgtttaggtccaagtccacaaaaaaacctaaatgtccggactcaagtccggacttgcaaaaatcTATCTGTCCCTTATATTCCCTTCCATAGGTTCCATAttaaccttccatagacagtgaaatttgcactggaaaaagccaaaaacattttgtgtttacactggctttatataatttgcatgtatttttcacattgcatttcagttcatgctaacatgcaatttcatATGCatcatcccccctcccccacaaaaaagaaaactttctagcgcACATAATACGCAATGacgggttcaggtccggacttaaagtccggacctgaacctgaactgctggacttgaatccggacctgaacctgaatatgagtttaggtacgcaccactataaTTGGGCCTATGAAATTCACTCCAGATTGCAGCATTACAACATGTTAACAAATCCCAAACGGTCTCACCCGCAAATCTGATTTAgtaaaaataaagttttgttACCCGAAAAAACCCTAATATCATAACATCGTCACATGATGAAAACTAACGCCCTGACTTGCTGGAAATCTAGACAATCATATAACTCTCTCCCTAAGGCTCTTGCTTAAGACCTGTATTTATAAAATATACATTATGATTACAAAGGCAAATTATGTACACGGGGAGGAATGATAACTGGACCATGGAATATGTGCGGATTCCCTTTATATTCCCCATTCGCAAATTAAACCAaaccaataaaataaaataaataaaacacttTTGAACCAGTCTGCGCTTGTTACTTGCACCACGTGACCTCTCATATAAGCCTCTacaagcacgtcaccggaacgtactgcgcctgcgcgaaaagtatagacatgctaaaccttgctaaacccccggtttactaaagggccgcatttaagaaagtatgtgcgtatataagggtgaaatcccgtgtacgttttacatgaaaccatgtctctaacatatattgTGCAACAAGcaggatttcaatgcaacgttgaccaaaccaagccccaaaccaccagggttcgcgcaggcgcagtacgttccggtgacgtgctgccTCTACAaggctccacatgtcactggaaatataagcctctaccaggctccaaaaCTACGACTTTTTTatggccaaccaactcctctggtatctGCATATTTGGCGTTACAATTTCTACTGTTTCCAGTGAGTTGCGGAGCCTGGCAGATCCTTGATACCAATGCTTATAAACATATCATCAATTCGTGCATTGCACAATTTCAACTAAATTTAGATGCATGGGCTTGCTTCAAGAGGACATTTGAGCTTGCACTTCGGACTCTTTTATAACATCTTCGTAGCAGCAACGCTGGATGACTAACAGACTGAACAGCTTATTACACAGTAAACTGTCTAGAGAGACGTCCTGTTTTCTCTTAACATCCTTTTAAAACAAAACTACGAGCTTCAGTATTCCACACGATGATCATCCGCTGCTGAGGCAGGAAACAGTCAACGTGTCACTNNNNNNNNNNNNNNNNNNNNNNNNNNNNNNNNNNNNNNNNNNNNNNNNNNNNNNNNNNNNNNNNNNNNNNNNNNNNNNNNNNNNNNNNNNNNNNNNNNNNNNNNNNNNNNNNNNNNNNNNNNNNNNNNNNNNNNNNNNNNNNNNNNNNNNNNNNNNNNNNNNNNNNNNNNNNNNNNNNNNNNNNNNNNNNNNNNNNNNNNNNNNNNNNNNNNNNNNNNNNNNNNNNNNNNNNNNNNNNNNNNNNNNNNNNNNNNNNNNNNNNNNNNNNNNNNNNNNNNNNNNNNNNNNNNNNNNNNNNNNNNNNNNNNNNNNNNNNNNNNNNNNNNNNNNNNNNNNNNNNNNNNNNNNNNNNNNNNNNNNNNNNNNNNNNNNNNNNNNNNNNNNNNNNNNNNNNNNNNNNNNNNNNNNNNNNNNNNNNNNNNNNNNNNNNNNNNNNNNNNNNNNNNNNNNNNNNNNNNNNNNNNNNNNNNNNNNNNNNNNNNNNNNNNNNNNNNNNNNNNNNNNNNNNNNNNNNNNNNNNNNNNNNNNNNNNNNNNNNNNNNNNNNNNNNNNNNNNNNNNNNNNNNNNNNNNNNNNNNNNNNNNNNNNNNNN
This genomic window contains:
- the LOC118415108 gene encoding glutenin, high molecular weight subunit DX5-like, which encodes MAAHLCILLLLTAIRLAHGAEPAHGAEPAHGAEPAHGAEPAHGAEPGPLAHGAEPAHGAEPGPLAHGAEPAHGAEPGPLAPWPDTEAPRERDSGTTREPWERALLEDMARVLGALALYDADMEVMNQEETSPPFTHGGAELGQLLTDSFLLQSTDKRQSPGKRQSPGKRQSPGKRQSPGKRQSPGKRQSPGKRGDDEITLPMGLR
- the LOC118416422 gene encoding pro-thyrotropin-releasing hormone-like; the encoded protein is MASDGARDDKRQSPGKRQSPGKRQSPGKRQSPGKRDDAETGLPQGLPFDPLFYSAFGESSTDKRQSPGKRQSPGKRQSPGKRQSPGKRQSPGKRQSPGKRGGELSAAAAGQGAYAPAGSRKDWTEKPAIYTTFPAGF